The proteins below come from a single Bacillus sp. SM2101 genomic window:
- the tatA gene encoding twin-arginine translocase TatA/TatE family subunit, with the protein MLTNIGIPGLILILVLALIIFGPKKLPEIGRATGETLKEFKKSARELTSDVTDEVKEVNQIVKSEEKK; encoded by the coding sequence ATGTTAACAAACATCGGAATACCTGGATTAATATTAATTCTTGTTTTAGCTTTAATAATTTTTGGACCGAAAAAATTACCTGAGATTGGTAGAGCTACTGGAGAAACATTAAAAGAATTTAAAAAATCAGCTCGTGAGCTAACGAGTGACGTAACAGATGAAGTAAAAGAAGTGAATCAAATCGTCAAAAGTGAAGAGAAAAAGTAA